GCCACAAAGGCTTATAAAACTGATATGGATATTCTTGGTGAATTTTTAGATGACTGTTGCGTTATCGATCAAACAGTGGAAGTTACAAACAAAGCACTGAAAGAGGCGTATAAAAACTGGTGCCAGAAAAATGGTGAAAAGGAATTAAGGTCCAAGGTCCTTTCCTCAAAATTAATAGAAAAGGGGTTTAAAAGAAAGGAAAATATGCAAGTCGCTTTATCTCGAGGTAGAGGATGGGAAGGTTTAGGGATTAAGGTACCTGACACAGATGACACAGATAAGTAGGTATTTCTATATAAGTCTATACGTGGAGTATTCTAATACGCTTATATAGGAATTGGTGTTTATCTGTGTCAATGTGTGTCAAATGATCAATATGTGTATGCTATTATAAGCTATAGTATATATATAATAAAATAGGGAAGAAGGTCGGGATCATGAAAGATTTAACACCCTTAAAAGCCATAAGGTTGCATTGCAAGGAATGCGCCGCCGGTCATCCAAAGCAAATTAGAAATTGTGGAGTCAACGGCTGCTGGTTATATATTTATCGTTTTGGCCATAATCCCAAGAGGAAGGGCCAAGGGCCCAGGATACCCCCTTTCTTGCGAAAACATGAAGCCCACGGCAAGATTTCTGAGACAAAAGGTGAGGTTTGAGGTAATGGTAGAGAAACGCCAACTTATTAATGCTGATGAACTATCGCAAATGCTGGGGATCCGGCGAGATAGTGTGTACCGATTTGTAGCCCAGCGTCGGCTCCCATTTGTAAAAATTGGCCGCGCGCTGAGGTTCGACCTCGATGAGATCAATAAATTTATCAAGGAGAAGTCCATTGCCGCTAAAGATTTCTATTGACAAAGTCATATCACGAGAAGTAAACTATATAAAGTATGAAGAAGCGATATTTCATAAAAGACCTGGAGAAGATATTAAGAGTAAACAGGGCAGCTTATTTTTATTGGGAGAAAACTGGCAAGGTTCCGAAGGCCAAGAGAACGCCTATGGGGAATTATCGTTATTGGAGTGCGGAAAATATTAAAAAATTAAAGAAGATAACAGGCGGGTGGTATTAGTCGAAGTCTCTTTTTGTTTTATCGTCGACAAAAACCTTTCGAGGTTGCCTCAGGTTGGACTTTCTCGATGCTATTGATAGTAGATGACCTGTTGAAATAAGCACAATAGGTGAAAATATGAGTGTATATAAACAGATACATTGTCCGAAGTGCGGAAGAACGCATGATATTAGGAAAGAAGCTGAAAAGGAAAGGGTATGCGATTGCGGTTATACTATCAATGGCAAAGGCGGAGTTTATTACATAGATTATTATTATCAAGGCCGGCGCAAGAGGGAATGCATTGGCCCGGATAAAAGACTTGCCGAGACAGTCCTTAAAAAAAGAGAAGTTGAAATAAGAGAGAACCGATACCTTAATATACGGAAAGAGCGGAAGATAAGGTTTGAGGATTTCGCAGATGAATTCTTCCTGCTTCATTCTGAGCCGAATAAAAAGCCTTCTTCTATTCAGAGTGATAAAATTATTATCAAGACTCTCAAGTCATTTTTTAGCGGTAGATACCTTTATAATATAGGGCCGGAGTTGGTCGAGGAATATAAAGCCCAGAGAAGTAAGGATGTTAAGCCGGCTACGGTCAATAGAGAGCTCGCCTGTTTAAAATGTATGTTTAATCGAGCGATCGCATGGGGCAAGACCGAAGAAAATCCTGTCAGGAAAGTAAAATTATTCAAAGAA
The nucleotide sequence above comes from Candidatus Omnitrophota bacterium. Encoded proteins:
- a CDS encoding MerR family transcriptional regulator, whose amino-acid sequence is MKKRYFIKDLEKILRVNRAAYFYWEKTGKVPKAKRTPMGNYRYWSAENIKKLKKITGGWY
- a CDS encoding helix-turn-helix domain-containing protein; translation: MVEKRQLINADELSQMLGIRRDSVYRFVAQRRLPFVKIGRALRFDLDEINKFIKEKSIAAKDFY